Part of the Tachypleus tridentatus isolate NWPU-2018 unplaced genomic scaffold, ASM421037v1 Hic_cluster_2, whole genome shotgun sequence genome is shown below.
AGATGTTGTTGTCTTCTGTGCAATAAAATCATAACTGTGATGAAGCGATCTAACTTAGAACGCCACTATCGTTCGCTTCACTCCTCAAGCCTGGATAAATACAAGGAACATGCACGTGAGGCCAAACTCGAATCCCTGAAAAGGAACTATCGaactcaaacaaacatattcacaaGAATTGTAAACGAATCACGGGATGTAACTCTGACGTCCTACAAGCTTAGTCATCTGTTGGCAAGTCGCATGAGACCGTACACCGATGGTGAGATCCTGAAACAAGGCATTCTTCTATTCACTGAAAACTGCTGCCCGACTTCAACTCAAAAGGCAACGAAACTGCAGCTGAGCAACGACACAGTGACCAGACGGGTTGAGTGCATTTCAAACGACCTACGAGAACAATTGATGAGTGAATCAAAGAATTTCGTTTGCTATTCGATTGCCCTTGACGGTACGAAAGACATTGCCGACATCGAGCAGCTCGCTTTTTTTCATTCGCGGAGTTAAGCCTGATTTTACCATCACCGAAGAACTTCTTTCTATTCGCTCTCTTCATGGTTCGACTAAGGGTGCTGAGATCTTCCAACAGATGATGACTGTCCTCAAGGATGCGGAGCTTGATCCAGCGAAGTTAGTCGGCGTAGCAACCGATGGTGCTCCTTCTATGCTTGGCCTCGGTGAGGGGCTGCAAGGTCACATTACAAGATGGCGTCAGGCCGAGGAACTGAAACCTGTTGTATGGCACCACTGTATCGTTCACCAAGAAAACTTAGTTGCAAAATCGCTGAAATTTAAGCATGTTACGGACATAGTTTTCTCGACCGTGAACTGGATCCGTGCGAATGcgcttaatcatcgccagtttaAGCAGTTTCTTGTTGATATCAACGCAGACTACGGCGACGTCATCATTTTCACGGCAGTGCGCTGGCTGAGCCGATCGTCTGTCATAAAAAAGATTCCATGCTTTACTCCCAGAAATACGGACTTTCCTCCAGGAAAAGGTGAGGATGTTCCTCAGCTCAACGACAATCAGTGGCTTCAAGATCTCGCTTTTTTTGTTGACATAACAGGTCACTTGGCGCATCTTAACCTGCAACTTCAAGGAAAGGATAAAATGTGTCACGAGTTGTTTGCCACTTTACTGCATTTACATCGAAGTTAGAGCTGTGGATATCTCAGCTTCAGCGCGGCAGTACTCTTCATTTTCCGACTTTGGCTGAATTTAGTGCTTCGTCGTTTTCATATACAGAAGTACTTGTGGATCTCAAGGTTGAATTCGATCATCGCTTCAAGGATTTCAAGACATCAATAGAGGAACTGCATTTTTTCTTCGCACCTTTTCAATGCAACCCGAGTGATGCACCCGCACAATACCAGCTAGAGCTGATTGACCTGCAGGCAGATATTTCGCTCAAGACTGCCTTCCATGGAAATTCTCTCATCGATTTTTGGCGACGCATGCCTCAAAAAACTTTTCCTCAGCTCCTTGAAAATGCTTACCGTCAGGCGTGCATATTCGGATCAACATATACTTGCGAGATGGTTTTCTCGAAATTAATTCGCATAAAATCGAAATTCCGCAGTCGTCTTACTGACAGTCACATGACCCAGCTCCTTCAAGTCGCTTCAACAACAATGACTCCTCGTTTTGATTCCTTGGTGGACTCGCAGAAACAATTCCAACAGTCACATTGACTAATTCACAAAGACTTGCAGGTTCATGGTTgggtgtttaaattttatttttggtttgaatAGCTTCGAGTGTGCTGGATATGACttggaatatttttgtatatattttcaataaatccaTTGTCTGTCTGGTCATACtgacattttacttatttacacctcttaaaataattattacttataatttgTATCGGTATACAACTTAATAACATACTAACGTGGACCAAAGTGAAACGATATTCAGCGTTTTTTCTTTGGCTTCCTCCGCACAAGAAATAATTCATAACATACGTTGCAATGCAACTAAAAGTGTAATAGGAGGTAACCACTCTAATAATCGAACCATTCAATCAGATGTAAAAGGACGGCATCAATTTATCAGAGAATTTACTATAATTTAGTGACTTGCGGCCCGCGAGTCCAGATCGGGTCATCATGTGGCCCGCTGAcaaaaaaaggttgagaaccactggctTAATCTAAAGACACAGCGACccgaaatatttcaaaacactggtcgtaaataaaatacaaatctccAAAAGAAGTTACTATTTTCAACACAGAATAAACCATATTTCGTCTGTTAGTAAAAATGGcgctttatttttgatatttcttattCTACTTAGTGTAACAGACCAGGATTCACTGACCGAATCGAATGCAGACATTTTTAACTGAGTGATTAggttaatatgaaaatttaggtttcagttttctttaagaTACAGACTCGTTTCCTGAAGCCCCCGCcagaacagcgataagtctacggctTTATAACGTTAATATCAAGGGTTCTATTACTCTTTGTGAGCTCAGTAAATAACCCAATTTAACTATGTTGTAAGAAAACTACACACACTTCCTGAatgaatttgtaattgttttccaAATTACACTTAAAATGCAACCTCTTTACGATCGATAGAATTATATACAATTTACCAAAGACACACAGTTAAGCCTAGTATAATTGTAATGCATGTACGATATTTATGAGGGATTTTTAACTCGTTTTGTAGCTCACTATataataacctaaattaatttaggtgtgaATAATACTGAGGAATTTTGAATAGATGAAAATGAGGTCCACAGTGACTACGTCACAgattatgttttcaattttatttttggtaaaatacacgaaatcagaaaaaaaattgatataatacagttaatttcACCAACACAAATAAgcaatcataaaaaaacatttattctgtcacagaaataaaaaaaatggcataaagaaacatttgttatcgaaaatacaaaacaaaattaggatCGCCATCTGCCGATAAGTAATATACACTTCTGTAATTTCACAGGTAATTTCAAATGGGAAcatttaacacttaaaaatagCTCTCTTTACTtggagaaaatttataaattttcaaataatttgaattttaaaactgatgtttcttgcttctaattttgaaatatttattttacacaaatcatTCTCAGTTTAGAACAAAACGACGAATAAATACTTACCATAAccaatgggctactcttttactaaataatagtaggattgatcgttacattataatgcccccacctctgaaagggcgaacatgttttgtgtgacagagattagaacccgcgaccctcagattaccagtcgaataCCTAAACTACCGTATACATTTATACACgtgatattattacaaaaaatatcaacAGCTCTAACTTTATTCACTGTCTGAAGTATTTTTCTTTGCgaagtatttagatttaaatttattttggcaATTAGTCTTTCCGTGTCAGAATTGTTTGGTTATAATTACGTTTAACTTCTTTGGTTCATcaaaaacactaaacatttgtCATGCTCCACATTTTGTGGTGAAGTACGATAAGTATCATGTGTTTTCTACTGAGCAGATCTGAGCTTGTTTTTAATACCAATATGTTCTCAAGTATAAAGTCAAGTTTGTccttgtaaaataaaagaaagaatttaTTAGAATTAGGGACTTTtcataattgtttagtttcttacaTTTCCTAAAGTTGTAAGTTAATCTAAGCCTTCAGCCACAGTAGTGTTTAACTTAACGTGATTTTCACTTAACTTTGGTCGaaccattattattttctagGAAGTAACGTTCACctttaaaaggttttattaaagaattttggAAGAGTTGACTTGtgctttaattataaattacttaacattgCTTTGCTGAAGTTAATAGTGCTGCATTTGTGATTTATAATGGTTTTACTAATCTTCATtgaataacatttatgttttaacttttaagaagatgggcatttgtttgtttgttttcattttagtgACAGTACAATTTACAGAGTAGAGGAAACACGTAACTAATGAGAATTCAATCAAAGTTTAACAATAATCGTGCATGTTCGACGCACCCAGTTGcccttgttttttatgttttattttgtgattgtattattgtttgtttctgtgaatATACATTTTATCTTGGTAGTTCTTTAGACTTCATGTGGAGACCTAAGAGATGCTCAGTCACACTATGTAACCAAGTATATCACATATATCTAGTCAGTAGGCCTAATTGACTACTCAGTAGAATAAAACTCTCTACGGAAAAGCCTTAGGGGtcataagagtgactgtcaaatttcATTATACGATTAGTCTATGATTCGGCGGAGGGTGAATACGGTATAATTGATGCCTTCTTTCTAATCTTCCTGGCCTGGAATCACcgggtgattaaggcactcaactcgtaatccgagggtcacaggttcgaattcccgtcacaccaaaacatgctcgccctttcagccgtggacctgttataatgtgaccgtcaatctcaatgttttgttaaaagagtagtccaagagttcgcgATGGGTGGTAATATCAGACGAGCTGCTCTTCCTCTAGGATTTCCGATGACTCTAGATAAAGATTTCAAAGTTTTCATaaagatcaaatatttataatgttttatatacttaaaaatcataaatgaatattaaaggTTTTTGAATGTTCTAAATATTCATTCAAATTTTCTCTCAATAGCCACCCTTTCTGTGCAAACAGTGAAAGAATGTAAAGATGCAACTGTTCCTTTCTCTCTTTATACTACACATATGAGGTTGAACTAGGTAGTGGATGTTCCCTCCCCCtcaaacacaatttgtgttttacttctgctagtacttaaaaaacaataaacgcCCTAGCATTCTACATTAATGAACCACCACATTCGAGTCGAAGTACTTTTGCCCCTGgcttagtacagcggtatgtcttcggatttacaacgctaaaatcaggggttcgattccccagtgggctgagcagatcgccctttgtggctttgctgtacgaaAACCACCACACCTGGTACTGGGTATTTGTTTAAGCAATTTTTTTCAGTCATTTATGTACTTatcttataaagaaaataatgtacaACCAGATATTGTTCACAACAAAGCAATTGTCCCCACTGTGGTgtaatgaaacaatacatacaatcagACACTATTGACAGCAAATGATTTACCTCCATTGCTTGCTTTAGTCTCCACTGGAGTTCTTTCATTTTCCATTGATAATCGATACTTTGACTTAACTTTCTGAAACTCTTCCTTCAGCTGTAGACTTTCACTTCTTAACTGTCTGCAAGTTGAAATATGAAAGTCAAACTTAGTCATACAACAGTTACTATCTAACGATTTTCTGTGACAAAAGCAAAACAGATCTAGTTTGTTCTTTGTACaagttaatcttattttattattattttcatgacatataTTGTCAAGAAATAATATCTGACAACTGATGGATTATAAAACCaggtacaaattattttagtatagaaCTATTTATGGTATAAATAGACGGCTGAAAATTCCCAGTTTTGAGCTAATGCTTAAATTAAGGAATTTTTCAGTGATGGGacaaatatcatatcttaatgtataatgtatagtTTCAGAGcaaaacctgttttatatattgGTGGCTGTGTTAAAATCGTTTCATGTTTCtgcagatatagttttattaaaaaacaaataacctcCACATGCATGCATTACAAAATTTGATCCTTAAAGATGGTGTTTACATACtctgtaacaacataacaagTCTAGATANNNNNNNNNNNNNNNNNNNNNNNNNNNNNNNNNNNNNNNNNNNNNNNNNNNNNNNNNNNNNNNNNNNNNNNNNNNNNNNNNNNNNNNNNNNNNNNNNNNNNNNNNNNNNNNNNNNNNNNNNNNNNNNNNNNNNNNNNNNNNNNNNNNNNNNNNNNNNNNNNNNNNNNNNNNNNNNNNNNNNNNNNNNNNNNNNNNNNNNNNNNNNNNNNNNNNNNNNNNNNNNNNNNNNNNNNNNNNNNNNNNNNNNNNNNNNNNNNNNNNNNNNNNNNNNNNNNNNNNNNNNNNNNNNNNNNNNNNNNNNNNNNNNNNNNNNNNNNNNNNNNNNNNNNNNNNNNNNNNNNNNNNNNNNNNNNNNNNNNNNNNNNNNNNNNNNNNNNNNNNNNNNNNNNNNNNNNNNNNNNNNNNNNNNNNNNNNNNNNNNNNNNNNNNNNNNNNNNNNNNNNNNNNNNNNNNNNNNNNNNNNNNNNNNNNNNNNNNNNNNNNNNNNNNNNNNNNNNNNNTtgttatgtgttctgtagatttgaatcccgcaaccgtgtcatctacatatctataccagtatagtggtggatgtaatgctgtgttaattgcttgtgtttcaacttgtgtcataaaatattggctagaactggtgatactgggttgcccatgcttaggccgtttgtttgtatatagttttggttgttgaacatgaagtttgtctttatcgtggtgaattctatgaggttgctaactggttactgggaatttctatagttgggttagggtctcggatatagagttctaaggctatcttgcaggcttcagtggttggaacttctgtaaagggGATATAACATCAggaaaactggccattaaggctttatgattaagttgatttagattagacttgaaattaaaagagtctttgataaatgagctggctgatgttacatatttggagaatgcccatgctatgtatttacaccaaggttgtaattaaacgattcatatgtggacattattggtcgtaatggacaatctggtttatgaggtttggggatgccgtatatatTTGtggtgagtcggttttacgtaggtaggaataaagtgtttgtgaaattgtgttggcttttcatttgtagtagtaatttgttcagttgcgtctcgtgtgtctttgttggatttgtgtgtataggtttaaatttgttcttcgtgtctgataggatgttattcattttttggatgtattcattcgtgttcattatgactatagcgttacctttatctgctttagaattttttatgttttttgtcttgttttaggttttttatgcaattaatgtctattttttgtaaggttgtttttcagttttctgttttgtgaaattatgttgatggttttgtgagaaaattctttgaaaaatcgtttaagatgttgttttgaGGTGtcttctggaaaatataaatttgtaattttacctgggaaggttggctgttggatgtcaataaaattatctaagttgtcttctttctgttggttgtttttttggttgtttccttgttttttttgttctctgtagaaagtatcacaagtctcctggctaggtcttctaagcatgttttgatttctatggttggaatgtgcctaggtgctatagcgaagttgagtcctttgttaagtagatgtatctcgtctgtgtttaattgacggtcggatctgttaattatgaggttggtcaacggtttgtcgttttggtgtcttttctgttgtttgcatcttagttttttctagttttttgttgtggcagaatcttttgtctctgtcgttttttagtattgatttggtttatgtttcgttgtataagtccgtaaatctctggtttaatgcagcatgccagttgatggtctagattcattttttgttttttgtaagtcatgtagttctttatattttgtgttcaacatggctttcagtagttttctgtaaattttgaataatgtttgtgtatgtattaaaatttttgaaagttttacctttacaaaattaggggttagttgttcttttctacattgttgaataaaataaatgtcattccttctattaataattcgttggtttaaattccttagtttcttaacgatcgtgtgagctgtactgttaatagtggtgtaaagaaacaaacataaacaaacgtaaaattaaagaagccttacttatacaacaacttaaacccaaaaaataaaccaatataaaggaacgcctttatacctatattaatataataaataaaattatatattcaaacatctaataccgccctctacatttcgacacacagttacacaacccctttcaaacatgtggtcagcttccggtcagttacctctttctttgtgaacctgacgatgaccgaagaaggtcgaaacgttgttcgctcttctatgtaaagtgttttctcagcccaaacgagccgtttttgcatataaatttctcaacaaagtgggtttctcgtcatcactgattattgtttcatcGCGGCGACTGTacgaagtgtaagtttttgtgtttttctcagtgtatttgtacttacctgttaccattatgtctgaactagcataccgtacaccactattaacagtacacgctcacacgatcgttaagaaactaagaatttaaaccaacgaattattaatagaagaaatgacatttattttattcaacaatgtagaaaagaacaactaaccctaattttgtaaaggtaaaactttcaaaaattttaatacatacacaaacattattcaaaatttacagaaaaactactgaaagccatgttgaacacaaaatataaagaactacatgacttacaaaaacaaaaatgaatctagaccatcaactggcatgctgcattaaaccagagatttacggacttatacaacgaaacataaaccaaatcaatactaaaacgacagagacaaaagatctgccacaacaaaaactagaaaaactaagatgcaaacaacagaaaagacaccaaaacgacaaaccgttgaccaacctcataattaacagatccgaccgtcaattaaacacagacgagatacatctacttaacaaaggactcaacttcgctatagcacctaggcacattccaaccatagaaatcaaaacatgtttagaagacctagccaggagacttgtgatactttctacagagaacaaaaaacaaggaaacaaccaaaaacaaccaacagaaagagacaacttagataattttattgacatccaacagccaaccttcccaggtaaaattacaaatttatattttccagaaacacctaaaacaacatcttaaacgattttttcaaagaattttctcacaaaaccatcaacataatttcacaaaacagaaaactgaaaacaaccttacaaaaatagacattaattgcataaaaacctaaaacaagacaaaacataaaaattctaaaagcagataaaggtaacgctatagtcataatgaacacgaatgaatacatccaaaaatgaataacatcctatcagacacgaacaaatttaaacctatacacacaaatccaacaaagacacacgagacgcaactgaacaaattactactacaaatgaaaaaagccaacacaatttcacaaacactttattcctacctacgtaaaaccgactcacgcacaccacaaatatacggcatccccaaacctcataaaccagattgtccattacgaccaataatgtccacatatgaatcgtttaattacaaccttggtaaatacatagcatgggcattctccaaatatgtaacatcagccagctcatttatcaaagactcttttaatttcaagtctaatctaaatcaacttaatcataaagccttaatggccagtttcgatgttatatcctctTTTACagagttccaaccactgaagcctgcaagatagccttagaactctatatccgagaccctaacccaactatagaaattcccagtaaccagttagcaaccctcatagaattcaccacgataaagacaaacttcatgttcaacaaccaaaactatatacaaacaaacggctaagcatgggcaacccagtatcaccagttctagccaatattttttatgacacaagttgaaacacaagcaattaacacagcattacatccaccactatactggtatagatatgtagatgacacggttgggattcaaatctacagaacacatacttaattttttcaatcacattaactctatacatcccaacatcaacttcacatgtgaacaggaagaaaacaatcaaatatcatttcttaacctcaaaattacaagaactgatacacaatttcaaacagaaatccaccgaaaaatcacccatactggactatacattccttgggactcagcacatgaaacaaaacaaaaactcaacatactaagaaaccaaataaacacagccataaaactatgctcaccagataaaattaacgatgaattagacaaaataaaacaatacttcaccaacatcaataagtttcctccacaaaccgtagaaaacattatacgcacacacctagacagaaagcaaaatcaaccaactaaagtaaatacagctcacgaatcaaaaaccacgaaaccatatactgctgtataccatatattcccgacatcagcaaacaaataaccaacatttggcaaaattagtaacaaaatatgacattccaattaataccaaatttattcaaaacccggcacaaaactgaggtctatactatgtaaaaactacactgacaaacaccacaccaacattatttataaaatacaatgtgataactgccacgacttctatattggagaaacaagtagaaaaatggaaaccagattcaaagaacataaaaagtcaccttcacacgttttcgaacactgcaagtcaaataaacacaacataaccatagaaaacactcaaatactatgagtgtctcttgttctttgtaacaagtgttacattaacatgagtgtctcttgttctttgtaacaagtgttacattaacatgagtgtctcttgttctttgtaacaagtgttacattaacatgagtgtctcttgttctttgtaacaagtgttacattgacatgattgtttcttgttctttgtaacaagtgttacattaacatgagtgtttcttgttctttgtaacaagtgttacattaacatgagtgtctcttgttctttgtaataagtgttacaataacatgagtgtctttgttctttgtaacaagtgttacattaacatgattgtttcttgttgtttgtaagaagtgttacattgtAACATGTTACAtgttgtcttgttctttgtaacaagtgttacattaacatgagtgtctcttgttctttgtaacaagtgttacattaacatgagtgtttcttgttctttgtaacaagtgttacattaacatgagtgtctcttgttctttgtaacaagtgttacattaacatgagtgtctcttgttctttgtaacaagtgttacattaacatgagtgtctcttgttctttgtaacaagtgttacattaacatgattgtctcttgttctttgtaacaagtgttacattgacatgattgtttcttgttctttgtaacaagtgttacattaacatgagtgtctcttgttctttgtaacaagtgttacattaacatgagtgtctcttgttctttgtaacaagtgttacattgacatgattgtttcttgttctttgtaacaagtgttatattaacatgagtgtctcttgttctttgtaacaagtgttacattaacatgagtgtctcttgttctttgtaacaagtgttacattaacatgagtgtctcttgttctttgtaacaagtgttacattaacatcagtgtctcttgttctttgtaacaagtgttacattaacatgagtgtctcttgttctttgtaacaagtgttacattaacatgagtgtctcttgttctttgtaacaagtgttacattaacatgagtgtctcttgttctttgtaacaagtgttacattaacatgagtgtttcttgttctttgtaa
Proteins encoded:
- the LOC143243262 gene encoding general transcription factor II-I repeat domain-containing protein 2A-like; translated protein: MGRNVLAMEVSREKCRLATGGKLGRKCPSNVKGPSNEILEMSLATGTLPTSSSSLFFIRGVKPDFTITEELLSIRSLHGSTKGAEIFQQMMTVLKDAELDPAKLVGVATDGAPSMLGLGEGLQGHITRWRQAEELKPVVWHHCIVHQENLVAKSLKFKHVTDIVFSTVNWIRANALNHRQFKQFLVDINADYGDVIIFTAVRWLSRSSVIKKIPCFTPRNTDFPPGKGEDVPQLNDNQWLQDLAFFVDITGHLAHLNLQLQGKDKMCHELFATLLHLHRS